One genomic window of Gossypium hirsutum isolate 1008001.06 chromosome D11, Gossypium_hirsutum_v2.1, whole genome shotgun sequence includes the following:
- the LOC107924450 gene encoding calcium-transporting ATPase, endoplasmic reticulum-type has protein sequence MEERAFPAWSWSVEHCLKEYDVRLDKGLSSYKVEKQREKYGWNELAKEKGKPLWLLVLEQFDDMLVKILLVAAFISFLLAYMHGSESEESGFEAYVEPFVIVLILFLNAIVGVWQETNAEKALEALKEMQCESGKVLRDGFLVPDLPARELVPGDIVELQVGDKVPADMRIAALKTSTLRLEQSALTGEAMPVLKGTSPIFQKECELQAKENIVFAGTTVVNGCCVCIVVCTGMNTEIGKIQRQIHEASLEESDTPLKKKLDEFGSRLTTAIGIVCLIVWLINYKNFLSYDMVDGWPANFRFSFEKCTYYFKIAVALAVAAIPEGLPAVITTSLALGTRKMAQKNAIVRKLPSVETLGCTTVICSDKTGTLTTNQMSVAEFFTLGGKTTTSRIFHVKGTTYDPKDGGIVDWTCYNMDANLQVMAEICAVCNDAGIFCDGRLFRATGLPTEAALKVLAEKMGVPDAKMRSKIRDSELVANYLIDRSTVKLGCCEWWIKRSKRVATLEFDRVRKSSSIIVREAAGQNRLLAKGAVESLLERSTHVQLADGSLAPMDEPCRQLLLSRQTEMSSKGLRCLGLAYKEDLGEFSDYYSENHPAHKKLLDPACYCSIENDLVFVGVVGLRDPPRDEVHKAIEDCKGAGIRVMVITGDNKSTAEAICREIKLFSDGEDLRGKSFTGKEFMALSPSQQIETLSKPGGKVFSRAEPRHKQEIVRMLKEMGEIVAMTGDGVNDAPALKLADIGIAMGITGTEVAKEASDMVLADDNFSTIVSAVAEGRSIYNNMKAFIRYMISSNVGEVISIFLTAALGLPECMIPVQLLWVNLVTDGPPATALGFNPPDIGIMHKPPRRSDDALINSWVLFRYLIIGSYVGIATVGIFILWYTRASFMGINLVSDGHTLVELSQLHNWGECSTWSNFTVAPYMVGGGQLITFSNPCDYFTAGKVKAMTLSLSVLVAIEMFNSLNALSEDSSLLMLPPWRNPWLLVAMSVSFGLHCLILYVPFLADIFAVAPLSLNEWFLVILVSVPVILIDEILKFVGRSQRYRVKEKTA, from the exons ATGGAGGAGAGAGCATTTCCTGCGTGGTCATGGTCTGTTGAGCATTGTTTAAAAGAGTACGATGTAAGACTAGACAAGGGTTTAAGCAGTTACAAAGTGGAAAAGCAGCGCGAGAAGTATGGTTGGAATGAGCTTGCCAAAGAGAAAGGGAAGCCCTTATGGCTGCTTGTATTAGAACAATTTGATGACATGCTTGTAAAGATACTCCTTGTTGCAGCTTTTATATCTTTTCTTTTAGCATATATGCATGGAAGTGAATCTGAGGAGTCCGGTTTCGAGGCCTACGTTGAGCCTTTTGTGATTGTATTGATTTTATTCCTTAATGCCATTGTTGGAGTATGGCAAGAGACTAATGCTGAGAAGGCACTTGAGGCCCTTAAGGAGATGCAATGTGAATCTGGGAAGGTATTAAGAGATGGGTTCCTTGTACCAGACTTGCCAGCTCGGGAGCTTGTCCCCGGGGACATAGTGGAATtgcaggttggtgataaagttcCTGCTGATATGAGAATAGCAGCTCTGAAAACATCAACCTTGAGATTAGAGCAAAGTGCACTAACTGGAGAGGCAATGCCTGTTCTGAAAGGTACTAGTCCTATATTTCAGAAGGAATGTGAGTTGCAGGCAAAAGAAAATATAGTTTTCGCAGGCACGACTGTGGTGAATGGTTGCTGTGTCTGTATCGTTGTTTGCACTGGAATGAACACTGAGATTGGGAAAATACAGAGGCAAATACACGAGGCCTCTTTAGAAGAGAGTGACACACCTTTGAAGAAGAAGTTGGATGAATTCGGGAGCAGGCTTACAACTGCAATTGGGATTGTTTGTCTCATTGTGTGGCTTATCAATTACAAAAACTTCCTCTCATACGATATGGTGGACGGATGGCCTGCAAATTTTCGTTTTTCTTTTGAGAAATGCACTTATTATTTCAAGATAGCTGTTGCCCTTGCAGTGGCTGCAATTCCAGAAGGCCTTCCTGCTGTAATCACAACCTCTTTAGCTCTTGGTACTAGAAAAATGGCTCAGAAGAATGCAATTGTACGGAAGCTTCCTAGTGTTGAAACCTTAGGATGCACTACTGTGATTTGCTCGGATAAAACTGGGACTTTGACCACGAATCAAATGTCTGTTGCAGAGTTCTTTACCCTTGGTGGGAAAACCACCACTTCTCGTATTTTCCATGTCAAAGGCACAACCTATGATCCTAAGGATGGTGGAATTGTTGATTGGACTTGCTACAATATGGATGCTAACTTACAAGTCATGGCAGAAATATGTGCGGTTTGTAATGATGCTGGGATTTTCTGTGATGGTCGTCTCTTCCGAGCTACAGGTTTGCCAACAGAAGCAGCTTTGAAGGTTTTGGCTGAGAAGATGGGAGTCCCAGATGCCAAGATGAGAAGCAAAATCCGGGACTCAGAACTTGTTGCAAACTATTTGATTGACCGAAGCACAGTTAAACTAG GTTGCTGTGAGTGGTGGATCAAAAGGTCAAAAAGGGTTGCAACATTGGAGTTTGATCGTGTACGAAAGTCTAGTAGCATTATTGTCAGAGAGGCTGCTGGGCAAAACCGACTACTTGCCAAG GGCGCAGTTGAGAGTTTACTGGAGCGTAGCACACATGTGCAACTTGCAGATGGATCTCTTGCTCCTATGGATGAACCTTGTAGGCAACTATTGCTTTCAAGACAAACAGAGATGAGTTCAAAGGGATTGCGATGCTTAGGATTGGCATATAAAGAGGACCTGGGAGAATTTTCAGACTACTATTCTGAGAATCATCCTGCTCATAAGAAGTTACTTGATCCAGCTTGCTACTGTTCCATTGAAAATGACTTGGTTTTTGTAGGGGTTGTTGGTCTGAGG GATCCTCCACGAGATGAAGTTCACAAAGCAATTGAAGATTGTAAAGGAGCGGGGATTAGAGTTATGGTGATAACTGGAGATAATAAATCCACAGCTGAGGCTATCTGTcgtgaaattaaattattttctgaCGGAGAGGATCTTAGAGGGAAAAGTTTTACTGGTAAAGAGTTCATGGCTCTTTCCCCTTCCCAACAAATCGAAACTTTGTCAAAGCCAGGGGGGAAGGTATTCTCTCGTGCTGAGCCTAGGCATAAGCAAGAAATTGTTAGGATGCTAAAAGAGATGGGGGAAATCGTCGCAATGACTGGAGATGGTGTGAATGATGCACCTGCTCTCAAACTGGCTGACATTGGAATTGCAATGGGCATAACTGGAACAGAG GTCGCCAAAGAAGCTTCTGATATGGTTTTGGCGGATGACAACTTTAGCACCATTGTTTCAGCTGTTGCTGAGGGTCGCTCAATTTATAACAATATGAAAGCTTTCATAAG GTACATGATATCATCCAATGTTGGAGAAGTAATATCCATATTCTTGACTGCTGCTTTGGGGTTACCAGAATGTATGATACCTGTGCAACTTTTATGGGTGAATTTGGTTACTGATGGTCCTCCTGCAACAGCTCTTGGGTTTAATCCTCCAGATATTGGGATAATGCACAAGCCACCACGCAGAAGTGATGATGCTCTCATTAACTCTTGGGTCCTCTTCCGTTACTTG ATAATAGGTTCATATGTGGGCATAGCAACTGTTGGCATCTTCATCTTGTGGTACACTCGGGCTTCTTTTATGGGTATCAACCTTGTGAGTGATGGGCACACACTAGTTGAACTGTCTCAGCTTCATAACTGGGGAGAGTGCTCCACATGGTCAAATTTCACTGTGGCTCCATATATGGTTGGTGGAGGCCAACTGATCACTTTCTCAAACCCATGTGACTACTTCACCGCTGGTAAAGTGAAGGCAATGACTCTGTCATTGTCGGTGTTAGTAGCTATTGAAATGTTCAATTCCCTGAACGCGCTTTCTGAAGACAGCAGCCTGCTTATGTTGCCACCTTGGAGGAACCCTTGGCTTTTGGTGGCCATGTCAGTCTCATTTGGACTCCATTGCCTTATACTCTACGTTCCATTCTTGGCAGATATATTCGCTGTTGCTCCATTGAGTTTGAATGAATGGTTCTTGGTGATTCTGGTCTCAGTACCCGTAATACTTATTGATGAGATTCTTAAATTTGTTGGAAGGAGTCAAAGATACAGAGTAAAGGAGAAAACAGCATAA
- the LOC107922813 gene encoding ras-related protein RABA3 → MNEEMNGVEVENHQEHAPEKIDYVFKVVVIGDSAVGKTQILSRFTKNEFCFDSKSTIGVEFQTRTVTIKSKVIKAQIWDTAGQERYRAVTSAYYRGALGAMLVYDITKRQSFDHVARWVEELRAHADSSIAIMLIGNKADLVDLRAVPTEDAVEFAEDQGLFFAETSALSGDNVDKAFFKLLGEIYGVLCKKSLECGNGKLNGADHATALKGSKIEVIAGPDLEISEMKKLSTCSC, encoded by the exons ATGAATGAAGAGATGAATGGTGTTGAGGTTGAGAATCATCAAGAACATGCGCCTGAGAAAATAGATTACGTGTTCAAAGTGGTGGTGATCGGTGACTCGGCTGTTGGCAAGACTCAGATTCTGTCCAGGTTTACCAAGAACGAGTTTTGCTTTGATTCCAAGTCCACCATTGGGGTTGAGTTCCAGACCAGGACGGTTACCATTAAGAGCAAAGTCATCAAAGCACAGATCTGGGATACCGCTGGCCAAGAAAG GTACCGAGCAGTTACAAGTGCGTATTATAGAGGTGCCTTGGGGGCAATGCTAGTGTACGACATCACCAAGCGGCAGAGCTTCGATCACGTGGCCAGATGGGTGGAAGAACTACGTGCCCACGCCGACAGTTCCATCGCCATCATGCTCATTGGGAACAAAGCTGATCTAGTGGACCTCAGAGCCGTTCCAACTGAAGACGCTGTTGAGTTCGCAGAGGATCAGGGCCTATTCTTCGCCGAGACGTCCGCTCTTAGCGGTGACAATGTGGATAAAGCTTTTTTCAAGCTGCTGGGTGAGATTTACGGTGTGCTTTGTAAAAAATCCTTGGAATGTGGGAATGGAAAACTCAACGGTGCTGATCACGCCACCGCGTTGAAAGGATCTAAGATTGAGGTCATCGCTGGTCCTGATTTAGAAATAAGTGAGATGAAAAAATTATCTACCTGCTCTTGCTGA
- the LOC107897019 gene encoding probable protein arginine N-methyltransferase 1 codes for MSSSLEQFTSLLFRVVNGLGLLNLFLLLLIKAKLLLGSYKLHSLQSKFLFLHPCQVDDGVVLPDEASLYLTAIEDAEYKDDKIEFWNNVYGFDMSCIKKQAMMEPLVDTVDQKQIVTNCHLLKTMDISKMVLGDASFTAPFKLIAERDDYIHAFVAYFDVSFTKCHKLMGFSTGPRSRATHWKQTVLYLEDVLTICKGETIIGSMTVAPNKKNPRDVDIMVKYSLSGRRCVVSRVQFYKMR; via the exons ATGTCAAGCTCTCTTGAGCAGTTTACTTCCTTATTATTTCGTGTGGTGAACGGGCTGggccttttaaatttatttttactcttGCTCATCAAAGCAAAACTTTTGTTGGGTTCTTATAAGCTACATTCTTTACAATCAAAGTTCTTATTCCTTCACCCGTGTCAGGTTGATGATGGAGTTGTGCTACCAGATGAAGCTTCTCTTTACTTGACAGCAATTGAGGATGCCGAGTACAAAGACGACAAGATCGAAT TTTGGAATAATGTTTATGGCTTTGACATGAGTTGTATAAAAAAGCAAGCTATGATGGAACCTCTTGTTGACACGGTTGACCAGAaacaaattgtaacaaattgcCACCTTCTCAAG ACAATGGATATTTCTAAGATGGTTCTTGGGGATGCTTCTTTCACTGCACCTTTCAAGCTTATTGCAGAGCGTGATGATTACATCCATGCTTTCGTTGCATATTTTGATGTTTCGTTTACCAAATGCCACAAATTGATGGGTTTTTCTACAG GACCAAGATCGCGAGCTACCCATTGGAAGCAAACAGTCCTATATCTAGAGGATGTGTTAACCATCTGTAAAGGGGAGACAATAATTGGGAGCATGACTGTTGCACCAAACAAGAAGAATCCCCGAGACGTTGATATAATGGTTAAATATTCATTGAGCGGACGACGATGTGTGGTTTCGAGAGTTCAATTCTATAAGATGCGCTGA